The following are encoded together in the Glycine max cultivar Williams 82 chromosome 8, Glycine_max_v4.0, whole genome shotgun sequence genome:
- the LOC100817421 gene encoding U1 small nuclear ribonucleoprotein A, giving the protein MAGTGIHPYHQQWAPAAAAPPPPPPAAAGGPPPHPGEEVRTIFITGLPEDVKERELQNLLRWLPGFEASQLNFKAEKPMGFALFSAPHQALTAKDILQDMLFDPDTKSVLHTEMAKKNLFVKRGIGADAGAFDQSKRLRTAGDYTHTGYTSPSPFHPPPPPVWGPHGYMAPPPPPPYDPYAGYPVAPVPMPTPAPIAAPSTYVPVQNTKDNPPCNTLFIGNLGENINEEEVRGLFSVQPGFKQMKILRQERHTVCFIEFEDVNSATNVHHNLQGAVIPSSGSIGMRIQYSKNPFGKRKDNLPVAVPSANGAPPTMTYQ; this is encoded by the exons ATGGCTGGCACCGGCATCCATCCATACCACCAGCAATGGGCTCCGGCGGCAGccgctcctcctcctcctcctccggcAGCCGCGGGCGGTCCTCCTCCTCACCCAGGGGAGGAGGTTCGAACTATATTCATAACTGGTCTTCCGGAAGACGTGAAAGAGAGAGAGCTGCAGAATCTGCTGAGATGGTTGCCCGGTTTCGAAGCATCTCAATTGAATTTCAAAGCTGAGAAGCCAATGGGTTTTGCTCTCTTCTCCGCACCACACCAAGCACTCACCGCCAAAGACATTCTTCAGGACATGCTCTTCGATCCCGACACCAAGTCCGTCCTCCATACTGAGATGGCAAAGAAAAATCTATTCGTCAAAAGAG GAATCGGAGCTGATGCGGGTGCTTTTGATCAAAGTAAACGCTTAAGGACAGCCGGGGATTATACACACACTGGCTATACAAGTCCGTCTCCTTTTCATCCTCCTCCGCCTCCTGTGTGGGGACCACATGGATACATGGCGCCGCCACCGCCGCCTCCATATGATCCATATGCAGGCTATCCCGTTGCACCTGTACCAATGCCCACTCCTGCTCCCATTGCAGCACCTAGCACTTATGTTCCAGTTCAG AACACAAAAGATAACCCTCCTTGCAACACCCTGTTTATTGGGAACTTGGGAGAGAACATAAACGAGGAAGAAGTGAGGGGCCTTTTCAGCGT ACAACCTGGTTTTAAGCAAATGAAGATTTTAAGACAGGAGAGGCATACAGTTTGCTTCATCGAGTTTGAA GATGTGAATAGTGCTACAAATGTGCACCATAATCTGCAGGGTGCTGTTATCCCAAGTTCCGGTTCCATTGGCATGCGGATACA ATATTCAAAAAatccatttggaaaaaggaAAGATAATCTTCCTGTTGCTGTTCCTAGTGCAAATGGAGCTCCACCAACAATGACTTATCAGTAG
- the LOC100816882 gene encoding exocyst complex component EXO84B isoform X1, translating into MIMDAWNRLRDIFQDNKHSHVVTLEAEFSNTKMENFPNALAYCQHLKSLVDQLKNVEAPVSESRFVIQLVSGLPCVLFDEFKDNLSIRGLLVSIAEEKKRKAWCAGNLCLNSYHHRFLRDQREIETKQRLLFAVAESDLNLVDMASGKTSRSRSAMASAKENGPKLEEGLNPFKSDKFDAESYVQSNCSLNDKEIKQLCTYLVDLKKASAEEMRRSVYANYAAFIRTSKEISDLEGELSSIRNLLSTQAALIHGLAEGVHIDSLSISNSDDFSVNATSDSEDKEISDLDKWLVEFPDLLDVLLAERRVEEALAALDEGECVVSEAKEMKSINPSVLLSLQNSIGERRQKLADQLAEAACQPSTRGAELRASVSALKKLGDGPHAHSLLLNAHQQRYQYNMQSLRPSSTSYGGAYTAALAQLVFSAVAQAASDSLAIFGEEPAYTSELVMWATKQTEAFSFLVKRHALASSAAAGGLRAAAECVQIALGHCSLLEARGLALCPVLLKLFRPSVEQALDANLKRIQESTAALAAADDWVLTYSPTSNRRTSRPSSISISNTTAFQHKLTSSAHRFNLMVQDFFEDVGPLLSMQLGGQALEGLFQVFNSYVNMLIKALPGSMEEEASFEDAGNKIVRMAETEAQQIALLANASLLADELLPRAAMKLSPINQAAYKDDNRKRTSERQNRHPEQREWRKRLVSSVDRLKDTFCRQHALDLIFTEEGDSHLTADMYINMDGNAEVEWTPSSIFQELFVKLNRMANIAADMFVGRERFATLLLMRLTETVMLWLSEDQSFWDDIEEGPRPLGPLGLQQFYLDMKFVVCFASHGRYLSRNLQRIVNEIITKAMAAFSATGMDPYRELPEDEWFNDICQDAMERLSGKPKEINGERDLNSPTASVSAQSISSVRSHSSS; encoded by the exons ATGATCATGGATGCTTGGAATAGGTTGAGAGATATTTTCCAAGACAACAAACATTCTCATGTGGTAACTCTTGAGGCCGAATTCTCCAATACTAAGATGGAGAATTTTCCAAATGCTTTGGCATATTGTCAACATCTCAAGTCCCTTGTTGATCAGTTGAAAAATGTTGAAGCACCGGTGTCGGAGAGCCGCTTCGTCATTCAACTTGTTTCGGGGCTTCCGTGTGTGTTGTTTGATGAGTTTAAGGACAATCTCAGTATTCGTGGTCTTCTTGTTTCGATTGCCG aagaaaagaaacgtAAGGCGTGGTGTGCTGGCAATCTCTGTCTTAACTCTTACCATCACCGCTTTCTTAGGGATCAGAGAGAAATTGAAACGAAACAGCGTCTTCTCTTTGCTGTTGCTGAGTCTGA TTTGAATCTCGTGGATATGGCGTCGGGGAAGACATCTCGGTCGAGAAGCGCAATGGCGAGTGCCAAGGAGAACGGACCTAAGCTCGAAGAAGGTCTCAATCCCTTCAAGTCTGATAAATTCGATGCCGAGTCCTATGTCCAGTCCAATTGCTCCCTCAACGATAAG GAAATTAAGCAATTGTGCACATATTTGGTGGACTTGAAGAAAGCGTCTGCTGAGGAGATGCGTCGAAGTGTCTATGCTAACTATGCAGCTTTCATACG AACATCTAAGGAGATATCTGATTTAGAGGGGGAGCTTTCATCTATTAGAAACCTGCTCTCTACACAAGCTGCCTTGATACATGGTTTGGCTGAAGGAGTTCACATTGATTCATTATCAATCTCAAATTCTGATGATTTTTCTGTAAATGCCACATCAGATTCTGAAGATAAGGAGATATCAGACCTAGACAAATGGTTGGTAGAGTTTCCTGATCTCTTGGATGTTCTCTTGGCTGAAAGGCGAGTGGAAGAAGCTTTGGCTGCTCTTGATGAAGGAGAATGTGTAGTTTCTGAGGCAAAAGAGATGAAATCTATCAACCCATCTGTACTTTTGTCTCTACAGAATTCCATTGGTGAACGTAGACAAAAGTTAGCTGATCAGCTTGCTGAAGCTGCTTGTCAGCCCTCAACACGTGGTGCGGAACTCCGTGCATCAGTTTCTGCCCTTAAAAAACTTGGAGATGGTCCCCATGCTCACAGCTTGCTACTTAATGCCCATCAGCAACGATATCAGTATAACATGCAAAGTCTTCGGCCATCAAGCACCTCATATGGTGGAGCATATACTGCAGCTCTTGCCCAACTGGTATTCTCTGCAGTAGCACAAGCTGCAAGTGATTCATTGGCTATTTTTGGTGAGGAGCCAGCTTATACTTCTGAACTTGTGATGTGggctacaaaacaaacagaggCATTTTCTTTTCTGGTGAAAAGGCATGCATTAGCCTCGTCAGCAGCTGCAGGAGGTTTAAGAGCTGCTGCAGAGTGTGTTCAAATAGCATTGGGTCATTGCTCATTGTTGGAAGCTCGTGGCCTGGCTCTTTGTCCTGTTCTGTTGAAACTTTTTAGGCCTAGTGTTGAGCAAGCACTAGATGCTAATTTGAAACGAATTCAAGAGAGTACTGCTGCTTTGGCTGCGGCTGATGATTGGGTACTTACATACTCTCCTACATCTAATCGCCGGACTAGTAGGCCTTCAAGTATATCCATTAGTAATACAACAGCATTTCAACATAAACTGACAAGCAGTGCCCATCGCTTCAATTTGATGGTTCAG GACTTCTTTGAGGATGTAGGACCACTGCTTAGCATGCAGTTGGGAGGCCAAGCTCTCGAAGGATTGTTTCAAGTATTTAACTCCTATGTGAACATGCTCATAAAAGCATTGCCTGGATCtatggaagaagaagcaagCTTTGAAGATGCTGGAAACAAAATTGTACGCATGGCTGAGACTGAGGCTCAGCAAATTGCGTTGCTAGCTAATGCCTCATTACTAGCAGATGAACTACTTCCACGTGCAGCTATGAAGCTTTCCCCTATAAATCAGGCTGCATACAAGGATGATAATCGAAAAAGAACCTCAGAAAGGCAAAATCGTCATCCTGAACAAAGAGAATGGAGGAAAAGACTTGTCAGTTCAGTTGACAGATTGAAAGATACATTCTGTCGTCAACATGCATTGGACCTAATTTTTACAGAGGAAGGTGATAGTCATCTTACTGCTGACATGTATATAAATATGGATGGAAACGCAGAAGTTGAATGGACTCCATCTTCGATTTTTCAG GAGCTTTTTGTAAAACTGAATCGAATGGCCAATATAGCAGCAGATATGTTTGTAGGGAGGGAAAGATTTGCTACGCTGCTCTTGATGAGACTTACAGAAACTGTTATGTTGTGGCTTTCAGAAGACCAGAGCTTTTGGGATGATATTGAGGAAGGGCCAAGGCCTTTAGGTCCCCTTGGTCTTCAACAG TTCTATTTAGATATGAAGTTTGTCGTATGTTTTGCCTCCCATGGTCGGTACTTGTCAAGGAATTTGCAACGAATTGTCAATGAGATCATAACAAAAGCGATGGCAGCATTTTCTGCAACAGGGATGGATCCATATAG AGAACTGCCTGAAGACGAATGGTTTAACGACATATGTCAAGATGCTATGGAAAGACTTAGCGgaaaaccaaaagaaataaatggGGAGAGGGACCTTAACAGCCCTACTGCATCTGTCTCTGCACAGTCAATTTCATCTGTAAGATCTCATAGTAGTTCGTGA
- the LOC100499703 gene encoding ATP synthase subunit epsilon, mitochondrial isoform X1: MASSGAVPFWRAAGMTYITYSNICANLVRNCLKEPYKAEAISREKVHFALSKWVDAKPEKPMIYILFSAIRSDTPEQ; this comes from the exons atggCGTCGAGCGGAGCGGTGCCGTTTTGGAGGGCAGCGGGGATGACATACATCACATACTCAAACATATGCGCGAATCTGGTCAGGAATTGCCTCAAGGAACCCTACAAGGCTGAAGCCATCTCTCGTGAGAAGGTCCATTTTGCTCTCTCCAAATGGGTCGACGCCAAGCCTGAAAAACCTA TGATCTATATTCTTTTTTCAGCTATTCGTTCAGACACCCCAGAGCAGTGA
- the LOC100499703 gene encoding ATP synthase subunit epsilon, mitochondrial — MASSGAVPFWRAAGMTYITYSNICANLVRNCLKEPYKAEAISREKVHFALSKWVDAKPEKPTIRSDTPEQ, encoded by the exons atggCGTCGAGCGGAGCGGTGCCGTTTTGGAGGGCAGCGGGGATGACATACATCACATACTCAAACATATGCGCGAATCTGGTCAGGAATTGCCTCAAGGAACCCTACAAGGCTGAAGCCATCTCTCGTGAGAAGGTCCATTTTGCTCTCTCCAAATGGGTCGACGCCAAGCCTGAAAAACCTA CTATTCGTTCAGACACCCCAGAGCAGTGA
- the LOC100816882 gene encoding exocyst complex component EXO84B isoform X2, with amino-acid sequence MLKHRCRRAASSFNLFRGFRVCCLMSLRTISVFVVFLFRLPEEEKKRKAWCAGNLCLNSYHHRFLRDQREIETKQRLLFAVAESDLNLVDMASGKTSRSRSAMASAKENGPKLEEGLNPFKSDKFDAESYVQSNCSLNDKEIKQLCTYLVDLKKASAEEMRRSVYANYAAFIRTSKEISDLEGELSSIRNLLSTQAALIHGLAEGVHIDSLSISNSDDFSVNATSDSEDKEISDLDKWLVEFPDLLDVLLAERRVEEALAALDEGECVVSEAKEMKSINPSVLLSLQNSIGERRQKLADQLAEAACQPSTRGAELRASVSALKKLGDGPHAHSLLLNAHQQRYQYNMQSLRPSSTSYGGAYTAALAQLVFSAVAQAASDSLAIFGEEPAYTSELVMWATKQTEAFSFLVKRHALASSAAAGGLRAAAECVQIALGHCSLLEARGLALCPVLLKLFRPSVEQALDANLKRIQESTAALAAADDWVLTYSPTSNRRTSRPSSISISNTTAFQHKLTSSAHRFNLMVQDFFEDVGPLLSMQLGGQALEGLFQVFNSYVNMLIKALPGSMEEEASFEDAGNKIVRMAETEAQQIALLANASLLADELLPRAAMKLSPINQAAYKDDNRKRTSERQNRHPEQREWRKRLVSSVDRLKDTFCRQHALDLIFTEEGDSHLTADMYINMDGNAEVEWTPSSIFQELFVKLNRMANIAADMFVGRERFATLLLMRLTETVMLWLSEDQSFWDDIEEGPRPLGPLGLQQFYLDMKFVVCFASHGRYLSRNLQRIVNEIITKAMAAFSATGMDPYRELPEDEWFNDICQDAMERLSGKPKEINGERDLNSPTASVSAQSISSVRSHSSS; translated from the exons ATGTTGAAGCACCGGTGTCGGAGAGCCGCTTCGTCATTCAACTTGTTTCGGGGCTTCCGTGTGTGTTGTTTGATGAGTTTAAGGACAATCTCAGTATTCGTGGTCTTCTTGTTTCGATTGCCG gaagaagaaaagaaacgtAAGGCGTGGTGTGCTGGCAATCTCTGTCTTAACTCTTACCATCACCGCTTTCTTAGGGATCAGAGAGAAATTGAAACGAAACAGCGTCTTCTCTTTGCTGTTGCTGAGTCTGA TTTGAATCTCGTGGATATGGCGTCGGGGAAGACATCTCGGTCGAGAAGCGCAATGGCGAGTGCCAAGGAGAACGGACCTAAGCTCGAAGAAGGTCTCAATCCCTTCAAGTCTGATAAATTCGATGCCGAGTCCTATGTCCAGTCCAATTGCTCCCTCAACGATAAG GAAATTAAGCAATTGTGCACATATTTGGTGGACTTGAAGAAAGCGTCTGCTGAGGAGATGCGTCGAAGTGTCTATGCTAACTATGCAGCTTTCATACG AACATCTAAGGAGATATCTGATTTAGAGGGGGAGCTTTCATCTATTAGAAACCTGCTCTCTACACAAGCTGCCTTGATACATGGTTTGGCTGAAGGAGTTCACATTGATTCATTATCAATCTCAAATTCTGATGATTTTTCTGTAAATGCCACATCAGATTCTGAAGATAAGGAGATATCAGACCTAGACAAATGGTTGGTAGAGTTTCCTGATCTCTTGGATGTTCTCTTGGCTGAAAGGCGAGTGGAAGAAGCTTTGGCTGCTCTTGATGAAGGAGAATGTGTAGTTTCTGAGGCAAAAGAGATGAAATCTATCAACCCATCTGTACTTTTGTCTCTACAGAATTCCATTGGTGAACGTAGACAAAAGTTAGCTGATCAGCTTGCTGAAGCTGCTTGTCAGCCCTCAACACGTGGTGCGGAACTCCGTGCATCAGTTTCTGCCCTTAAAAAACTTGGAGATGGTCCCCATGCTCACAGCTTGCTACTTAATGCCCATCAGCAACGATATCAGTATAACATGCAAAGTCTTCGGCCATCAAGCACCTCATATGGTGGAGCATATACTGCAGCTCTTGCCCAACTGGTATTCTCTGCAGTAGCACAAGCTGCAAGTGATTCATTGGCTATTTTTGGTGAGGAGCCAGCTTATACTTCTGAACTTGTGATGTGggctacaaaacaaacagaggCATTTTCTTTTCTGGTGAAAAGGCATGCATTAGCCTCGTCAGCAGCTGCAGGAGGTTTAAGAGCTGCTGCAGAGTGTGTTCAAATAGCATTGGGTCATTGCTCATTGTTGGAAGCTCGTGGCCTGGCTCTTTGTCCTGTTCTGTTGAAACTTTTTAGGCCTAGTGTTGAGCAAGCACTAGATGCTAATTTGAAACGAATTCAAGAGAGTACTGCTGCTTTGGCTGCGGCTGATGATTGGGTACTTACATACTCTCCTACATCTAATCGCCGGACTAGTAGGCCTTCAAGTATATCCATTAGTAATACAACAGCATTTCAACATAAACTGACAAGCAGTGCCCATCGCTTCAATTTGATGGTTCAG GACTTCTTTGAGGATGTAGGACCACTGCTTAGCATGCAGTTGGGAGGCCAAGCTCTCGAAGGATTGTTTCAAGTATTTAACTCCTATGTGAACATGCTCATAAAAGCATTGCCTGGATCtatggaagaagaagcaagCTTTGAAGATGCTGGAAACAAAATTGTACGCATGGCTGAGACTGAGGCTCAGCAAATTGCGTTGCTAGCTAATGCCTCATTACTAGCAGATGAACTACTTCCACGTGCAGCTATGAAGCTTTCCCCTATAAATCAGGCTGCATACAAGGATGATAATCGAAAAAGAACCTCAGAAAGGCAAAATCGTCATCCTGAACAAAGAGAATGGAGGAAAAGACTTGTCAGTTCAGTTGACAGATTGAAAGATACATTCTGTCGTCAACATGCATTGGACCTAATTTTTACAGAGGAAGGTGATAGTCATCTTACTGCTGACATGTATATAAATATGGATGGAAACGCAGAAGTTGAATGGACTCCATCTTCGATTTTTCAG GAGCTTTTTGTAAAACTGAATCGAATGGCCAATATAGCAGCAGATATGTTTGTAGGGAGGGAAAGATTTGCTACGCTGCTCTTGATGAGACTTACAGAAACTGTTATGTTGTGGCTTTCAGAAGACCAGAGCTTTTGGGATGATATTGAGGAAGGGCCAAGGCCTTTAGGTCCCCTTGGTCTTCAACAG TTCTATTTAGATATGAAGTTTGTCGTATGTTTTGCCTCCCATGGTCGGTACTTGTCAAGGAATTTGCAACGAATTGTCAATGAGATCATAACAAAAGCGATGGCAGCATTTTCTGCAACAGGGATGGATCCATATAG AGAACTGCCTGAAGACGAATGGTTTAACGACATATGTCAAGATGCTATGGAAAGACTTAGCGgaaaaccaaaagaaataaatggGGAGAGGGACCTTAACAGCCCTACTGCATCTGTCTCTGCACAGTCAATTTCATCTGTAAGATCTCATAGTAGTTCGTGA
- the LOC100778197 gene encoding probable xyloglucan glycosyltransferase 5 produces the protein MGPSPSIDFSKWWVKESSSSSSRKGNPVVVTMENPNYSVLEIDAPDSAFQPVDKDRGKNAKQFTWLLLLRAHRFVGFLSWLGNSLCSLLHAVKKRLFLGHVETEMSSKAKFLFRVILTFLVMALAFLSFELVAHFKGWRYFHNHNNLHLIPQTSEITGWFHTAYVRWLEFRVDYIAPLIQSLSTFCILLFLIQSVDRMVLCLGCFWIKFNKIKPVVIDGDSLNSHDLEGSNDGYPMVLVQIPMCNEKEVYDQSISAVSQLDWPKDRLLIQVLDDSDDEGIQWLIKGEVSKWSQKGVNIIYRHRKFRTGYKAGNLKSAMSCDCVKDYEFVAIFDADFQPNPDFLKQTVPHFKGNPELALVQARWAFVNKDENLLTRLQNINLCFHFEVEQQVNGVFLNFFGFNGTAGVWRIKALEESGGWLERTTVEDMDIAVRAHLNGWKFIFLNDVKVLCELPESYEAYRKQQHRWHSGPMQLFRLCLPAIITSKIAFWKKTNLIFLFFLLRKLILPFYSFTLFCIILPLTMFVPEAELPIWVICYIPVFMSFLNILPAPKSFPFIVPYLLFENTMSVTKFNAMVSGLFQLGSSYEWIVTKKAGRASEPDLLAAEERDSKAMSLQLHRGTSDSGLSELNKIKECQETVPVKKMNKIYKKELALAFLLLTAAVRSLLSAQGMHFYYLLFQGVSFLLVGLDLIGEQMN, from the exons ATGGGTCCAAGTCCAAGCATAGATTTTTCAAAGTGGTGGGTTAAGGAGAGTTCGAGTTCGAGTTCTAGGAAAGGAAACCCGGTTGTGGTGACTATGGAGAACCCCAATTACTCGGTGCTTGAAATAGATGCGCCAGACTCGGCATTTCAGCCAGTTGACAAAGACAGAGGTAAAAATGCTAAGCAGTTTACATGGCTTCTCCTTCTCAGGGCGCATAGATTTGTCGGTTTCCTTTCTTGGCTCGGAAATTCTCTTTGTTCATTGCTCCATGCTGTTAAAAAAAGGTTGTTTTTGGGGCACGTGGAGACTGAGATGTCTTCCAAGGCAAAGTTTCTGTTTCGAGTAATTCTCACTTTCCTGGTGATGGCTTTGGCATTCCTGTCTTTTGAACTGGTTGCTCACTTCAAAGGGTGGCGCTACTTTCACAACCATAATAACTTGCACCTAATTCCTCAAACTTCGGAGATCACTGGATGGTTTCACACTGCCTATGTTAGGTGGCTGGAGTTCCGGGTAGACTATATTGCTCCCCTAATTCAGTCCCTATCAACCTTCTGCATTCTTCTCTTCTTAATTCAGTCCGTGGATCGAATGGTGCTTTGCTTAGGTTGCTTCTGGATCAAATTCAACAAGATTAAGCCCGTCGTCATTGATGGGGATTCCCTCAACTCACATGATTTGGAAGGATCCAACGATGGATATCCTATGGTACTCGTTCAGATTCCCATGTGCAATGAGAAAGAG GTATATGATCAATCTATTTCAGCAGTCAGCCAACTTGATTGGCCAAAAGATCGCTTGCTTATTCAAGTTTTGGATGACTCTGATGATGAGGGCATACAGTGGTTAATCAAGGGAGAAGTCTCTAAGTGGAGCCAAAAAGGTGTTAACATAATCTACCGTCATAGGAAGTTTAGAACTGGTTACAAAGCGGGTAATCTCAAGTCTGCAATGAGCTGTGATTGCGTCAAAGATTATGAGTTCGTTGCGATTTTCGATGCTGATTTCCAACCAAATCCAGATTTCCTCAAGCAAACTGTTCCACATTTTAAG GGAAATCCTGAGCTGGCATTGGTTCAGGCTAGGTGGGCTTTTGTAAACAAGGATGAGAACTTACTGACAAGACTCCAAAATATTAATCTCTGCTTCCACTTTGAGGTTGAACAGCAGGTTAATGGTGTCTTCCTTAATTTCTTTGGTTTTAATGGAACTGCTGGTGTTTGGAGAATAAAAGCACTTGAAGAATCTGGTGGCTGGCTTGAGAGGACAACTGTAGAAGACATGGATATAGCTGTCCGAGCCCATCTGAATGGATGGAAATTTATCTTTCTCAATGATGTGAAG GTGCTTTGTGAGCTTCCTGAATCATATGAAGCTTATAGGAAACAACAACATCGATGGCATTCTGGTCCTATGCAACTATTTCGTCTGTGCCTTCCAGCGATTATAACCTCTAAG ATTGCGTTCTGGAAGAAAACCAAcctaatatttctattttttctgcTTAGAAAGCTAATCCTCCCTTTCTATTCTTTCACATTATTCTGCATTATTCTTCCTTTGACAATGTTTGTCCCAGAAGCTGAGCTTCCAATCTGGGTTATTTGTTATATTCCTGTATTCATGTCGTTCTTGAACATTCTTCCTGCCCCGAAATCCTTCCCCTTCATTGTTCCTTACCTCCTTTTTGAGAACACAATGTCAGTAACCAAATTCAATGCCATGGTGTCCGGTTTGTTCCAGTTGGGAAGTTCATATGAATGGATTGTTACCAAAAAAGCAGGTCGGGCATCAGAGCCTGACCTATTAGCTGCCGAAGAACGGGATTCAAAGGCAATGAGTCTCCAACTTCACAGAGGGACTTCTGATAGTGGACTTTCTGAGCTTAACAAAATAAAGGAATGCCAAGAAACAGTTCCTGTAAAGAAAATGAACAAGATATATAAGAAAGAGCTTGCCCTTGCATTCTTACTGCTTACTGCTGCAGTTAGGAGCCTGTTATCAGCACAAGGCATGCACTTCTATTATTTACTATTTCAAGGTGTATCATTCCTCCTTGTAGGTCTGGATTTAATTGGCGAACAGATGAACTAG
- the LOC100814950 gene encoding Glutamyl-tRNA reductase-binding protein, chloroplastic-like, producing MLLQTRQFGTACPWVRLTPASKRNSSVSLRRSNCGPKCSVSQLELKSESESKTKPYPAEASRTIMELAKVGTLCTLTQEGLPLGTGVRFAVDPEHGTPLFCFNSTDNTNIPSSLHVQFEQFGLRTPQCTIQGTLTKPQDPKRLVSVWRKRFGEEVDRDFIYIIAVDRVLQLEDIQEDGIWVTSSDYKNAQPDPLRDSAHNLVTEINTNNMEDITRFCNVYVDLDFLVSEAKMLWVDRLGFDMRLSSPHKGVFDVRIPFPREVTDEKGAKSTFNCMSQLAWEVERNFQHPDFSKVKELKPVKSPFL from the exons ATGCTTCTTCAAACGAGGCAATTTGGCACAGCGTGTCCATGGGTCAGACTCACACCCGCAAGCAAAAGAAATAGCTCAGTCTCATTGAGAAGGAGCAATTGTGGCCCAAAATGTTCGGTGTCCCAATTGGAATTgaagagtgagagtgagagcaAAACGAAGCCGTATCCAGCAGAGGCATCGAGGACCATAATGGAGTTGGCTAAGGTGGGCACGCTGTGTACGTTGACCCAAGAGGGTTTGCCCCTTGGTACTGGGGTTCGATTCGCGGTTGACCCTGAACATGGCACTCCCTTGTTCTGCTTCAATTCCACTGACAACACTAACATCCCCTCTTCTCTTCATGTTCAG TTTGAACAATTTGGATTGCGCACTCCTCAGTGCACTATTCAAGGAACCCTTACCAAACCACAGGATCCAAAG CGTCTTGTTTCTGTGTGGAGGAAAAGGTTTGGAGAAGAAGTTGAtcgagattttatttacattattgCCGTGGATCGGGTACTCCAATTGGAAGACATTCAGGAG GATGGCATATGGGTCACCTCTTCAGATTACAAAAATGCTCAACCCGATCCTCTTCGAGACTCTGCACACAACTTAGTCACTGAAATCAACACCAACAATATGGAAGACATTACTCGCTTTTGCAATGTCTACGTTGATTTGGATTTCCTG GTCTCCGAGGCAAAGATGCTATGGGTTGATCGCTTGGGCTTTGACATGCGTTTGTCTTCCCCTCACAAAGGCGTGTTTGACGTCCGCATTCCTTTCCCCAGAGAAGTCACCGATGAGAAAGGTGCCAAGTCGACGTTTAATTGTATGTCACAACTCGCTTGGGAGGTAGAAAGAAACTTCCAACATCCAGACTTTTCAAAGGTTAAAGAGTTGAAGCCAGTCAAGTCCCCTTTTCTGTAA